In the genome of Paramisgurnus dabryanus chromosome 18, PD_genome_1.1, whole genome shotgun sequence, one region contains:
- the mfhas1 gene encoding malignant fibrous histiocytoma-amplified sequence 1 homolog, whose product MAEENNLKTARLWRDAALRSRKLRSNLRQLTLSAKNSQKITLPEDIKEIEVLNLGNNSLQELPEGLGSTLTKLHILVLRRNKFTTVPSAVFQLSQLVELDMSHNCLSHVSEDIDLLKGLRKLCISHNKIQYLPSQIGTLQFLEELDVSFNELRDFSGSWSKLRRLRTLDVDHNKLERFPSEILALSDLEELDCSGNKLEGLPGNIMMLQSLKIMWLSSTHLTSLPETFCELQNLESLMLDNNLLTRLPQSFGKLQKLKMLNLSSNSFEDFPQVIIKITSLEELYLSRNKLTFLPEEMGQLCNLANLWLDNNRITFLPDSVVELGKLEELVLQGNQIAILPDNFGKLAKVNIWKVKDNPLIQPPYEVCMKGIPYIAAYQKELAHSQTAVKPRLKLVLMGHKNAGKTTLRQCIISKPSDAKMAIGGRGIDVTNWVADADRSLTFIVYDLSGKQNYDLIKPFFLSPGALYVLVVNLRLYTSKSFYSQVGYFLHLLSAKVPHAVVCIVGTHADLCEELEIEEKCLDIHRQISIQEKLDTECLHVLTLQVDDGLEQGFGVRTCSPHVPFYGVTDKNLRRKKSQLQYMLNNRLQILSPVICVSCVLAQRNIQHLKEKLMSVADHREIFPNLHRVLPKSWQMLEELHFKPQDLWLSWWDSARLGLQAGLTEDRLQSALSYLHESGKLLYFEDSLTLKEYVFHNLPRFIAILNVFFQKDLAATLEKLETEEDDGDAPKATQMHSHIEAFVLHGVLPSNVIRLLLKPLVQTQQDLHLIMELLEKMGVCYCVNKPRSKPLNGATVWYKFPSQVSTEEPHVKPSTGGSPSVPGQVFSVEQLQIEYRFPFLTPLGLFARYSVQINSHVVQRSDGKHHIFAYRGKVPVTVSYRLSRSRLQGETLSISSRASLPNIWTAWQAIIPLVEELNVLLQEWPGLHYSVHVLCSKCLKRGSPNPHSFPGELLSQPRPEGLTEIICPKNGSERVNVALVYPPTPTVISPSYK is encoded by the coding sequence ATGGCTGAGGAGAATAACCTGAAGACAGCCAGATTATGGAGGGATGCTGCTCTGCGCTCCAGGAAGCTGCGGAGCAACCTGCGACAGTTGACCCTGAGCGCCAAAAACAGCCAGAAAATCACATTACCCGAGGACATAAAGGAGATCGAGGTCCTCAATCTGGGTAATAACTCCCTCCAGGAGCTCCCAGAGGGGCTGGGCTCGACCCTGACAAAGCTTCACATTTTAGTTCTCCGTAGGAACAAGTTTACCACCGTTCCCTCTGCAGTATTTCAACTTAGTCAGCTGGTTGAGTTAGACATGAGTCACAATTGCCTGAGCCACGTTTCTGAAGATATTGACCTTTTAAAGGGGCTTAGAAAGTTGTGTATTAGTCATAACAAAATCCAATACCTGCCATCCCAAATTGGGACTTTGCAGTTTTTGGAGGAGCTCGATGTCAGCTTCAACGAGTTACGGGATTTTTCTGGGTCTTGGTCAAAGCTCAGGAGGCTCAGAACACTTGATGTGGATCACAACAAGCTAGAGCGTTTCCCATCTGAAATACTCGCCCTCAGTGACTTGGAAGAGCTCGACTGCTCTGGGAATAAACTCGAGGGTCTTCCGGGGAACATCATGATGCTTCAGTCTCTTAAAATCATGTGGCTCAGTAGCACCCATCTCACCTCCTTACctgaaacattttgtgagctCCAGAACTTAGAAAGTTTGATGCTTGATAATAATTTGCTCACGAGACTGCCACAATCATTTGGAAAATTGCAAAAGTTGAAAATGCTTAATCTTTCGTCGAACTCTTTCGAAGATTTTCCTCAGGTTATTATCAAAATCACTAGTTTGGAGGAGTTGTATTTAAGCCGGAACAAACTGACGTTCCTCCCTGAGGAGATGGGACAGCTGTGTAATCTCGCTAATTTGTGGTTGGACAATAATAGAATAACATTTCTCCCTGACTCTGTTGTAGAGCTTGGGAAATTAGAGGAGTTGGTTTTACAGGGTAACCAAATTGCCATACTCCCGGACAATTTCGGAAAACTTGCCAAAGTTAACATTTGGAAGGTGAAGGATAATCCTCTCATTCAGCCACCGTATGAAGTGTGCATGAAGGGAATACCTTACATAGCCGCCTATCAGAAGGAGCTTGCACACTCCCAAACTGCAGTAAAACCCAGACTTAAACTTGTTTTGATGGGCCACAAAAATGCAGGGAAAACCACACTCAGGCAGTGCATTATCAGCAAACCATCAGATGCCAAGATGGCAATTGGAGGTAGGGGTATTGATGTTACAAACTGGGTAGCGGATGCTGATCGGAGTCTTACTTTCATCGTATACGATTTGTCGGGTAAACAAAACTATGATCTTATCAAACCATTTTTCCTCTCTCCTGGAGCTCTTTATGTCCTGGTGGTGAATCTGAGATTGTACACATCAAAGAGCTTTTATTCCCAGGTTGGGTATTTTTTGCACCTGCTCAGTGCCAAGGTGCCACATGCGGTGGTGTGCATTGTGGGAACCCACGCTGACCTGTGTGAGGAGTTAGAGATTGAAGAAAAGTGCCTGGATATTCACAGACAAATTTCCATCCAGGAAAAGTTGGACACTGAATGCTTACATGTGCTCACCTTGCAGGTCGACGATGGCCTCGAGCAGGGCTTCGGTGTTCGGACATGTAGCCCACATGTGCCGTTTTATGGCGTTACGGATAAAAACTTGAGACGCAAAAAGTCCCAGTTGCAATATATGCTGAACAATCGATTACAAATCCTGTCTCCTGTGATTTGTGTCAGCTGTGTGTTGGCACAGAGGAACATTCAGCACTTGAAAGAAAAGCTCATGTCTGTCGCTGATCACAGAGAGATTTTCCCCAACCTTCACAGAGTTCTACCGAAATCATGGCAGATGCTTGAGGAGCTGCATTTTAAGCCGCAGGATTTATGGCTTTCCTGGTGGGATTCAGCTCGGTTGGGCCTGCAGGCGGGACTGACGGAAGACCGCCTGCAAAGCGCTCTGTCCTACCTACACGAGAGTGGTAAACTTTTGTACTTTGAAGACAGCTTGACACTAAAAGAATACGTCTTCCACAATCTGCCACGGTTTATTGCCATCTTAAACGTCTTTTTCCAGAAGGACCTTGCTGCGACGCTTGAGAAGCTGGAGACAGAGGAAGATGATGGAGATGCCCCCAAGGCTACTCAGATGCACAGTCACATTGAAGCGTTTGTGTTGCACGGCGTGCTGCCGTCAAACGTCATTCGCTTGCTGCTTAAACCCCTAGTACAGACACAGCAGGACTTGCACCTGATCATGGAACTGCTGGAAAAAATGGGGGTGTGCTACTGTGTCAACAAACCTCGCAGTAAGCCACTTAACGGGGCAACCGTCTGGTATAAATTCCCCAGTCAGGTCAGCACTGAAGAGCCCCACGTCAAGCCCTCGACCGGCGGGAGCCCATCCGTCCCCGGTCAGGTCTTTTCAGTTGAGCAGCTGCAAATTGAATACAGGTTTCCTTTTCTTACCCCTCTTGGACTTTTTGCACGTTATAGCGTGCAAATCAACAGCCATGTGGTGCAACGGTCCGACGGAAAGCATCACATCTTTGCCTACCGGGGTAAAGTGCCCGTGACGGTGAGTTACCGGCTCTCTCGGAGCAGGCTGCAGGGTGAGACCCTCTCCATTTCCAGCCGTGCATCTTTGCCAAATATCTGGACAGCTTGGCAAGCCATTATTCCCCTGGTGGAAGAGTTAAATGTTCTTCTGCAGGAATGGCCTGGCCTTCACTACTCTGTGCATGTCCTGTGTTCCAAGTGCCTAAAGAGAGGATCCCCTAACCCACATTCCTTTCCAG
- the ppp1r3b gene encoding protein phosphatase 1 regulatory subunit 3B isoform X2: MPIELAMPLYLSNEEFLKQRMSKFSRPLRPCLHQFSFSSRRVSAPLPVPGKAKKRVSFADHKGLNLTAVKVFSEYDDPIEIPSDIERFLTSSLTLQEEKNKRILDFDQPSADYVKFRQRIENDHVCLEHCMLKEKCIAGTVKVKNLSFEKSVKLRITFDTWKTHTDVECQYVKDTYTSSNRDTFSFKANLPDQVAPHECIEFAICYEVNGLALWDNNQGQNYKIIQSTMKKSSSESSDGQQQCGVSDWDVNFDRYGSPRCSNGIVPNWPSYAGYEDIGPYY, encoded by the coding sequence ATGCCTATCGAACTGGCCATGCCGCTTTATCTGTCCAACGAGGAGTTTCTGAAGCAGAGAATGTCCAAATTCAGCAGGCCTTTGCGGCCATGCCTGCACCAGTTTAGTTTCAGTTCTCGCAGAGTCAGCGCACCCCTGCCAGTGCCTGGCAAAGCCAAGAAGCGGGTATCATTTGCTGATCACAAGGGTCTTAATCTGACAGCAGTGAAGGTCTTCTCCGAATATGATGACCCCATAGAAATCCCAAGCGACATTGAGCGTTTTTTAACCTCTTCGCTTACTCTTCAAGAAGAAAAGAACAAACGAATCCTGGACTTCGACCAGCCATCCGCAGATTACGTGAAGTTTCGCCAGCGTATAGAAAATGATCACGTCTGCCTTGAACACTGCATGCTTAAGGAGAAATGTATAGCAGGTACGGTCAAAGTCAAAAACCTTTCCTTTGAGAAGTCTGTGAAACTCCGCATTACGTTTGACACTTGGAAGACCCACACTGATGTAGAATGCCAGTACGTAAAGGACACCTACACCAGCTCAAACCGTGACACTTTTTCATTCAAAGCAAATTTACCTGATCAAGTGGCTCCACATGAATGCATTGAGTTTGCCATCTGCTATGAGGTCAATGGACTTGCACTCTGGGACAACAACCAAGGACAGAATTACAAAATCATTCAGTCAACGATGAAAAAGAGTTCGAGTGAGTCTAGTGATGGCCAGCAGCAGTGTGGCGTGAGTGATTGGGACGTTAATTTTGACAGATATGGCAGCCCTCGATGTTCTAATGGAATCGTTCCCAATTGGCCAAGTTACGCTGGATATGAAGACATTGGTCCGTATTACTAA
- the ppp1r3b gene encoding protein phosphatase 1 regulatory subunit 3B isoform X1, with amino-acid sequence MLQQQMSSNSVCGCPPNESTMPIELAMPLYLSNEEFLKQRMSKFSRPLRPCLHQFSFSSRRVSAPLPVPGKAKKRVSFADHKGLNLTAVKVFSEYDDPIEIPSDIERFLTSSLTLQEEKNKRILDFDQPSADYVKFRQRIENDHVCLEHCMLKEKCIAGTVKVKNLSFEKSVKLRITFDTWKTHTDVECQYVKDTYTSSNRDTFSFKANLPDQVAPHECIEFAICYEVNGLALWDNNQGQNYKIIQSTMKKSSSESSDGQQQCGVSDWDVNFDRYGSPRCSNGIVPNWPSYAGYEDIGPYY; translated from the exons ATGCTGCAACAGCAAATGAGCTCCAACAG TGTGTGTGGCTGCCCTCCCAACGAATCCACAATGCCTATCGAACTGGCCATGCCGCTTTATCTGTCCAACGAGGAGTTTCTGAAGCAGAGAATGTCCAAATTCAGCAGGCCTTTGCGGCCATGCCTGCACCAGTTTAGTTTCAGTTCTCGCAGAGTCAGCGCACCCCTGCCAGTGCCTGGCAAAGCCAAGAAGCGGGTATCATTTGCTGATCACAAGGGTCTTAATCTGACAGCAGTGAAGGTCTTCTCCGAATATGATGACCCCATAGAAATCCCAAGCGACATTGAGCGTTTTTTAACCTCTTCGCTTACTCTTCAAGAAGAAAAGAACAAACGAATCCTGGACTTCGACCAGCCATCCGCAGATTACGTGAAGTTTCGCCAGCGTATAGAAAATGATCACGTCTGCCTTGAACACTGCATGCTTAAGGAGAAATGTATAGCAGGTACGGTCAAAGTCAAAAACCTTTCCTTTGAGAAGTCTGTGAAACTCCGCATTACGTTTGACACTTGGAAGACCCACACTGATGTAGAATGCCAGTACGTAAAGGACACCTACACCAGCTCAAACCGTGACACTTTTTCATTCAAAGCAAATTTACCTGATCAAGTGGCTCCACATGAATGCATTGAGTTTGCCATCTGCTATGAGGTCAATGGACTTGCACTCTGGGACAACAACCAAGGACAGAATTACAAAATCATTCAGTCAACGATGAAAAAGAGTTCGAGTGAGTCTAGTGATGGCCAGCAGCAGTGTGGCGTGAGTGATTGGGACGTTAATTTTGACAGATATGGCAGCCCTCGATGTTCTAATGGAATCGTTCCCAATTGGCCAAGTTACGCTGGATATGAAGACATTGGTCCGTATTACTAA
- the eri1 gene encoding 3'-5' exoribonuclease 1 — protein MEAQKESDKNKTAASEKDQEEQCCSNTSNKNEVQEPSSPNHGDFSDPVYKEIAVANGTINRMSRDELRAKCAELKLDTRGVKDVLKKRLKNYYKKQKLMHLAAAGANGDQYFDFICVVDFEATCEESNPTDYNHEIIEFPMVLIDTRSLEIVDSFQEYVKPEVNPQLSDFCVKLTGITQKLVDEAGTFHAVLKRAVSWLQEKELGTKYKYMFLTDGSWDMGKFLYTQCKLSGIRYPQFARKWINIRKSYGNFYKVARNQTKLICMLENLGMQYEGRPHCGLDDSRNIARIAIHMLKDGCQLRVNECLHSGEPRSVPISASFEGAPAPQNPKNRD, from the exons ATGGAGGCACAGAAAGagtctgacaaaaataaaactgCAGCGTCTGAAAAAGACCAAGAAGAACAGTGTTGCTCTAAT ACCTCTAATAAAAATGAGGTGCAGGAGCCTTCCTCCCCAAATCATGGAGATTTCAGCGATCCGGTATACAAGGAGATCGCAGTGGCAAACGGCACCATCAATAGAATGAGCAGAGATGAGCTGCGTGCCAAATGTGCCGAGTTAAAGCTTGACACCCG GGGTGTTAAGGATGTGCTGAAGAAACGCCTCAAAAACTACTACAAAAAGCAAAAACTGATGCATTTGGCTGCTGCAGGAGCAAACGGTGATCAGTATTTTGACTTCATCTGTGTAGTGGACTTCGAGGCCACATGTGAGGAGAGTAACCCAACTGACTACAACCATGAAATAATCGAGTTCCCCATGGTTTTGATTGACACACGCAGCTTGGAGATT GTAGATTCATTTCAAGAGTATGTGAAGCCTGAAGTAAACCCACAACTTTCAGATTTTTGCGTGAAACTTACTGGAATCACACAG aAATTGGTGGATGAGGCGGGTACATTTCATGCAGTTCTCAAGCGAGCAGTTTCTTGGCTGCAGGAGAAGGAACTTGGCACAAAgtataaatatatgtttttgaCAGATGG GTCATGGGACATGGGAAAATTTCTTTATACTCAATGTAAATTGAGTGGCATCAGATACCCACAGTTTGCCAGAAAATGGATCAATATCAGAAAATCCTATGGAAATTTTTATAAG GTTGCTCGTAATCAGACTAAACTTATCTGCATGCTTGAGAATCTTGGCATGCAGTATGAAGGTCGTCCCCACTGTGGTCTAGATGACTCCCGCAACATTGCTAGAATTGCTATTCACATGCTAAAGGACGGCTGTCAGCTCCGGGTCAATGAGTGCTTACATTCTGGGGAGCCACGGAGTGTGCCCATATCTGCCTCTTTTGAAGGAGCACCAGCACCTCAAAATCCCAAGAACAGAGACTGA